The following are encoded in a window of Gasterosteus aculeatus chromosome 5, fGasAcu3.hap1.1, whole genome shotgun sequence genomic DNA:
- the spag9b gene encoding C-Jun-amino-terminal kinase-interacting protein 4 isoform X9: MSPGCMLLFVFGFVGGAVVINSAVLVSLSVLLLVHYSVATGGLPALPSLPSLPSSPSSPGARRKERPISMGIFQLPGTDGMTSDLQKEPVDTPSEPWRFNNLSHPRSNTSLKDELSGSTRGGSRSSTPTSQGSVSKSGTPVSSQSGGSKPNTCMSSQGGSSQSNTPTSTNSAGSPSTTPLSPPGGASTRTCPPSAVAGGSGSSAAASESSCSAVSVATSDGLNEKVGRSGGKPGGGRDLASVQEGQQSHPDSAFTLLKDGADNRETSEVQAIIESTPELDMDLDGFRGASTPTKGGIENLAFDRNTDSLFAELSSAGNDLIGDMDEGADMLGMGREVEHLIHENAQLLETKNALNVVKNDLIAQMDELSCEKEALRGELNAVTQAKSRLEDKNKDLEDELKKIRAELEDAKHTVKNDNEDDSDVPTAQRKRFTRVEMARVLMERNQYKERLMELQEAVRWTEMIRASKENPGLPEKKKSSLWQFRLFSSSGGAAKKPALEAPVNVKYNAPTSQIQPSVKKRSTTLQQLPSDKSKAFDFLNEEVAADNVVSRREQKRAQYKQVKAHVQKEDGRVQAYGWSLPKKHKANGGQTESKVKNLPVPVFLRPLDEKDASMKLWCAAGVNLSGGKTRDGGSIVGASVFYNDVPGPESPTKKMGSQSSLDKLDQDLKEQQKELRQHDELSSLVWICTSTESTTTAVVIDANQAGNILETFFVCNSHVLCIASVPGARETDYPAGEEVAPSGVAGPAGDAGSPSAHSGSPCGEGVLGGITVVGCEAEGAAAVPQTAGEDGESESRPAEEATEATEASAGPADQRESLRGAYTEHVFTDPLGAQQTAEALANYSQRECDLLKDGVSSNPNAEEQDLMREEAQKMSSVLPTMWLGAQNGCVYVHSSVAQWKRCLHSIKLKDSVLGIVHVKGRVLVGLADGTLAIFHRGADGQWDLTNYHLLDLGRPHHAIRCMTVVHDKVWCGYKNKIYVVQPKAMKMEKSFDAHPRKESQVRQLAWDGDGIWVSIRLDSTLRLFHAHTFQHLQDVDIEPYVSKMLGTGKLGFSFVRITALMVSSNRLWIGTGNGVIISIPLTETANKVTKAAASNHPGSVVRVYGDDSSDKVTAGTFVPYCSMAHAQLCFHGHRDAVKFFTAVPGHAVPSASCGAEAAGDKTADAATQEGTKSMLVMSGGEGYIDFRMGDEDAEESEQPPLKLQPLAGKAERSHLIVWQVMTSED; this comes from the exons ATGAGCCCCGGGTgtatgctgctgtttgttttcggCTTTGTAGGGGGAGCGGTGGTCATCAACTCTGCCGTGCTGGTCTCTCTgtcagtgctgctgctggttcacTACTCTGTCGCCACCGGCGGCTTACCTGCCCTGCCTTCCTTACCCTCCTtaccctcctcaccctcctcacccGGAGCCCGCAG AAAGGAGCGTCCCATCTCCATGGGGATATTCCAGCTTCCTGGGACTGATGgtatgacctctgacctccagaagGAACCTGTGGACACCCCTTCTGAGCCGTGGAGATTCAACAACCTGAGCCACCCGCGCTCCAACACCAGCCTCAAG GATGAATTGTCCGGTTCCACCCGCGGAGGCTCCAGGTCCAGTACTCCAACCAGCCAGGGAAGTGTCTCCAAAAGTGGAACTCCCGtgtcctcacaaagtggaggcTCCAAACCCAACACCTGCATGTCCTCTCAGGGTGGTTCCTCTCAATCCAACACCCCCACATCTACCAACAGTGCTGGCTCTCCGTCCACCACGCCGCTATCTCCTCCCGGGGGAGCGTCCACGAGGACGTGTCCGCCGTCCGCCGTGGCCGGAGGGTCCGGCTCGTCCGCTGCCGCCTCTGAGTCCTCCTGTTCTGCTGTCTCCGTGGCAACGTCGGACGGGCTCAACGAGAAGGTGGGCAGGAGCGGGGGAAAGCCGGGCGGCGGCAGAGACCTCGCGTCAGTGCAAGAGGGACAGCAGAGTCATCCGGACTCGGCTTTCACGCTCCTCAAAG ATGGAGCAGACAACCGGGAGACGTCCGAGGTGcaggccatcatcgagtccaccCCTGAGCTGGATATGGACCTCGATGGCTTCAGAGGAGCAAG CACGCCAACTAAAGGCGGCATTGAAAACCTGGCGTTCGACCGCAACACCGACTCTCTGTTTGCCGAGCTGTCATCTGCAGGCAACGACCTGATCGGAGACATGGACGAGGGAGCCGACATGCTGG gtATGGGTCGGGAAGTCGAACATCTGATCCACGAGAACGCCCAGCTGCTGGAGACCAA aAACGCTTTGAACGTGGTGAAAAATGACCTCATCGCCCAAATGGACGAGCTGTCCTGTGAGAAGGAGGCGCTGCGAGGTGAGCTGAATGCCGTCACCCAGGCCAAGTCCAGACTGGAGGACAAGAACAAAGACTTGGAGGACGAACTTAAGAA GATTCGAGCAGAGCTTGAAGACGCCAAACACACGGTCAAGAATGACAACGAGGATGAC AGCGACGTGCCTACAGCACAGAGGAAGCGCTTCACCCGGGTGGAGATGGCCAGGGTCCTGATGGAGAGGAACCAGTACAAGGAGAGGCtgatggagctgcaggaggcggTCAGATGGACGGAGATGATCAG ggCTTCAAAGGAGAACCCAGGTcttccagagaagaagaaatccaGCCTTTGGCAGTT CCGTTTGTTTAGCTCGTCGGGCGGGGCGGCTAAGAAGCCGGCGTTGGAGGCCCCGGTGAACGTCAAGTACAATGCGCCCACCTCTCAGATCCAGCCGTCAGTCAAGAAGAGGAGCACcaccctgcagcagctgccCAGCGACAAGAGCAAAGCCTTTGATTTCCTCAACGAGGA AGTGGCCGCCGATAACGTGGTGTCCAGGCGGGAGCAGAAGAGGGCCCAGTACAAGCAGGTCAAAGCCCACGTCCAGAAGGAGGACGGCCGAGTGCAGGCTTACGGCTGGAGTCTGCCCAAGAAACACAAA GCGAACGGCGGTCAGACGGAGAGTAAGGTGAAGAATCTACCTGTTCCCGTCTTCCTCAGACCCCTGGATGAGAAAGATGCTTCTATGAAG CTGTGGTGTGCTGCGGGCGTGAACCTCTCCGGGGGTAAAACCAGAGACGGAGGTTCCATCGTCGGGGCCAGCGTGTTCTACAACGACGTGCCCGGACCAGAGAGCCCCACAAAGAAAATGGGATCTCAGAGCAGCCTGGATAAACTGGACCAGGACCTCAAG gagcagcagaaggagctgcgGCAGCACGACGAGTTGTCGTCGCTGGTTTGGATCTGCACGAGCACCGAGTCCACCACCACAGCCGTCGTCATCGACGCCAACCAGGCTGGCAACATCCTGGAGACCTTCTTTGTGTGCAACTCCCACGTGCTCTGCATCGCCAGTGTTCCAG gtGCAAGAGAGACGGACTACCCGGCGGGGGAGGAAGTGGCCCCGAGCGGCGTGGCGGGACCAGCGGGGGACGCCGGCTCGCCGTCGGCCCACAGCGGCTCGCCGTGTGGGGAGGGCGTGCTGGGAGGCATCACCGTCGTGGGCTGCGAAGCTGAGGGAGCAGCAGCCGTCCCTCAGACCGCAGGAGAGGACGGAGAAAGCG AATCCCGGCCGGCAGAGGAAGCCACAGAGGCGACCGAGGCGAGCGCCGGGCCTGCCGACCAAAGAGAGAGCCTGAGGGGAGCCTACACCGAACACGTCTTCACCGATCCACTGGGAGCTCAGCAGACAGCAGAGGCTCTGGCCAACTACTCGCAGAG GGAGTGCGATCTGTTGAAAGACGGCGTGAGTTCCAACCCCAACGCAGAGGAGCAGGACCTGATGAGGGAGGAGGCTCAGAAGATGAGCAGTGTGCTGCCCACCATGTGGCTGGGAGCACAGAACGGATG TGTGTACGTCCACTCCTCCGTGGCCCAGTGGAAGAGGTGTCTCCACTCGATAAAGCTGAAGGACTCCGTGCTCGGGATAGT GCATGTGAAGGGCCGTGTACTGGTGGGTCTCGCTGACGGCACTTTAGCCATTTTCCACAGAGGAGCAG ACGGACAGTGGGATCTGACCAACTACCATCTGTTAGACTTGGGCCGGCCGCACCACGCCATCCGCTGCATGACTGTAGTGCACGACAAAGTGTGGTGTGGCTACAAGAACAAGATCTACGTGGTGCAGCCCAAAGCCATGAAGATGGAG AAGTCCTTTGACGCACACCCCCGTAAGGAAAGCCAGGTCCGTCAGCTGGCCTGGGACGGGGACGGCATCTGGGTGTCCATCCGACTGGACTCCACCCTCAGGCTTTTCCACGCTCACACCTTCCAGCACCTTCAGGACGTCGACATTGAGCCCTACGTCAGCAAGATGCTGG gtacGGGGAAACTGGGTTTCTCATTTGTGAGGATCACAGCGCTCATGGTGTCAAGTAACCGCCTTTGGATCGGCACTGGAAACGGAGTCATCATCTCCATCCCTTTAACAGAAA CGGCAAACAAAGTAACCAAGGCAGCGGCGAGCAACCATCCAGGAAGCGTGGTTCGTGTGTATGGCGACGACAGCAGTGACAAAGTGACTGCAGGGACATTTGTTCCATACTGCTCCATGGCTCACGCTCAGCTCTGTTTCCATGGTCACAGAGATGCTGTCAAGTTCTTCACCGCCGTACCAG GTCACGCAGTTCCATCCGCGTCCTGCGGAGCGGAGGCAGCCGGCGACAAGACGGCAGACGCCGCAACTCAGGAAGGAACCAAGTCCATGCTGGTGATGAGTGGAGGAGAAGGCTACATCGACTTCAGGATGG GTGACGAGGACGCGGAGGAGAGCGAGCAGCCCCCCTTGAAGCTGCAGCCGCTCGCAGGTAAAGCCGAGCGCAGCCACCTCATCGTCTGGCAGGTCATGACCAGCGAGGACTGA